The DNA sequence TATGAGCGGACTGACAATACCGTTGGTCTGCATGCCGTAATGCCTGAAATTGAATATACCGGGAACGCTTCTAAGGATATCCTCAACCCTTTCAAAAGGTGAGGCTTCAATTTCTTCTCTGGTTATGACGGAAACATCCTGGGCAGCATCAAATACAGAGATTTCGGTTCTGGTTGTAGACACTACAATGGAGTCAATCCGATGAACATCTTCCTCAGCATGCACATGGGCAGTCCACATTATGAAAAGCACCAAAACAACTATTTTACTTTTAAAAAGTTTCACAAGTTCTCCTTTTGATTTAATTATTTCAATTATTGTCTAATGAAGGTTGATATTGCTGAATCCCATACTGTCAAACTGAGTATTGATTTCTTCAAAAGCAGGCCCACCATTGAGAAAGCTTGAAATATCCTCTGCTTTTTTCATGGGGTCGATGTCGGCGAATTGTTCAGGATAAAGAATTTTACCGATGAAGTAAGCATTTGCAAAAATGGATTCAAAATTTTGTGTGTAGGAGTTGTATGGGAATACCCCATAAATTAGTCCATTATGAGCAGCACTCAGGCTCTGGTAAGCCATATCGGTGCGCAGTTGATCCAGAGCGTTGGCTCCCTGGTCCAGGCGCATGGTGGATATATCTATAAAGATTATCTCAGGGTCCCAGAAGAGGATTTTTTCCTTTGCTACATTGGCGTGGGAAACTCTTTTTTCAGGGGTAGAAAGTACTCCGGCAACATTGTTTGCTCCGAGAAATTCAAAAGGGGCATAGGAGGGCTCTGTTGACTGGAATCCGTGAGGGCCTCGCTGACCTAAGCCTCCAATATAACAGGAGATGCGCTGATCTTCTGGAATGGCTGCAGCTCTTTGTTCCAGATCTTTTTGCAAATCATTAAAGTAGGCAATGACTTCCTCAGCTCTATCCTCAACCCCCAGGGCTTTTCCCATGATGCGCAGGCTTTCATTGAGTTCTTCCCGGCTATGGGTCAAATTGCCGTAACCAAGGCCGATGATCGGAATATTAATTTTATCCTGCAAAGTATCAATGCCACCAGAACGGGCCGCATAAGTCTTGAACATGACTTGGGGTTGTGGATCAAGACCGGCAATAAGCTCTGGACTGTCATGCCCCCGGAACTCTCCGAAAATGGGATAATTCTTAAACTGAGGATTTGCGATGGCATAAGGCCTGACATCAATGGGTGATCCTTTGACCTCAATGCTGTCAACAGCAACTACCCGATCATGGGCCTGAAGATAGGTAAGAAGCCTCAAACATCCAGAGTTGGAACAGATCACCCTGTCCACCTGAGCTGGTATAGTCAGCTCTCTTCCCATACTGTCAGTTATTGACATAGAATCTTGAGCATGGCCTGGAAGGGCAGTCCACACAAGGCAAACCATCCAGATGACTGCTGCTCCTGTTACGGTCGATTTTTTTGACACTTTTTCCTCCTTTATTATGTCTTTTGGTTATTGCTAAATTTAACCGTCAGCAGCAGACAATCACCTCAGTTCAAACCGTATGTTCAGCCTGGCCCGGCTCTCTACTGGCTGTCCGTTACGGCTGGCCGGATAATAGGTTGACTGCTGAACCGCCTTTAATGCCGCTTCATCAAGTCCGTAACCTGCTTTTTCAATGATTTCAGCTTCCACAAGATTGCCCAGCTCATCTATGTGCAGCTTAAGCCCCACCACTCCTTCCCGTCCCATGCGCCTAGCCCGCATGGGATATTCCGGGATGACCCGCTGCTTGAACCTGGGGCCTTCAGGCTCACCAAAGGCTGTTTGCACCGGCCCTGCGGGTAATGGGTCCTTTTGCACAGGGCCGGGCTGTTCAGGAGGGGTGATTCTGCCCAGGGATGGAGATATGGGAGTCGGCTCAGGATCGGGAGCAGCCACTTGGGGCAGCTCAGTCTGATCAGGTCCTGGCTCTGGTTCAGTTTTAACTTCAGGCTTGGGTTCTGGCAGGGGTACTGGCCTGGGTTTTGGTTCTGGTTCAGGCCTTGACTCAGGTTCTGGTGCCGGGACTGGTTCTGGCTCAGGTATGGGTTCTGGATCAAGGATTTTCTCCGGTTCAGGCAGTGGCTCTGAAAAGGGTGCTGGCCCATGATTATCTGCTGGGGCATCAATGGGGTTAACCAGGACAAAGCTGATCTGGTCTGGTTCTAGCCTGTCCCTGGAGGGCTCTTTGAACGGAAGAGCAAACAGAAGTCCGTGCAGGGACAGGGCAAGCACAATGCTGGGCCAGATACGCATGGTGTTTTTTTCAAAATCGGAATCAGATGCTGGATTCAAAGTTTTGAGTTTTTACTGCTGGATCAATTGCAAAGGGTTTTTCCCTGGTCGCATCCAGTCCCTGGGATGACTGCCCTGAGGCAGTTCGATCCACTGGACCAGGTTAACAAATCGCTCGGGCTCATCCAGGTGGTCCAGATACCAGAGAACAGCAGCCAGCCTGTCCAGAAGAGGGGAATCAAAGCTTTCCACTGCCTGATTGTGTCCCCAAAGAAATTCCAGGGCAGCTCCCCTCCACAGACCGTGAGGATTGGTGGTGAAAACAATGGTTGAAATACGCTTTTCAGTTTCACTCATCTGTTCTTCATCCTGCCTGTCCGGATAAATTGTTGCGTAGGCCTTTTTGCCTGGAGTGGCGGCCAGAAGATTGATCAGTGCATCCTCCTTGCACCAGGGCTGGGTGGTAAGCACGAAAATTTCCTGGCTGGGGTCCAGGTGGTGATGCAGGCGCATGTATTCGGCAAACAGAACTCCGGATGTCAGGCCGGGACAGTAATGGTCATGCAGAGACAGGGCTTTGGCCATTCTTCCGGGAAGTCCTTTGTGCAGGGCATTGGCCAGGGTGGTTATCCGGAAGAGGTTGCCGGACATGGCCTGCATGTCAGGCAGTTCTCCCTGCCTGGCTTTTTCAAACAGCTCCTCAGCCATGAGCCCAACGAGTTGATCATTGGTGAACAGGGACTTCTCTGGTTTCATGAACTGGCCTGTTTCATCCATAAACAGCTGTTTTGGATTCAGTTCAAAGTATGCAGTTTGTCCAGTGGAGCGGTGAAAAAAGGCAAACCACAAAGGAGCGTCAAAACGGGTGGTCACAGGCAAAAGAGTTGCCCGGCCCATGGTGCTTCCGGTGGATTTGCTCAGACCGTCCAGGCAGCCCAGGGTGTCAAAGCCGCTGATGATTGAAGAGCCTGCGCTGGTCAGAACTATTAACTGGGAATCAGATTCGGACTCCAGCATGGACAATGCTTTTTCTCCGGCTGCTCTGCCCAGAGTCTGCCATATCTCGTATTCGCTGGTTTTATTAATACTCTGATTTTTGGTGGCAGCGCCTGAGAGGGCCGGAGTCCAAGCCAAACAGATGAGCAAAAAGGAGCAGATGCTCAACCAAATGATCTTTGGAGCTTCTTTTTTACCAAGCATAGCTTATCTCCCCAATGATTGTCCGGTCAGGTTCATTTTCACCCAGACCGCGTATGGTCACCCTGGGAGAAAGTTCATAGATTCCCAGAGTCCGGTCTGAACTGACTCCAGATATCCAGTTCAGGATCTCATCCACCCTTTCATAGGGAAGTTCAGCAAGCTGCTGACTGTCAATGACCTGGATGGGTCCGGGAATTCTTTCCCTGGGCTCGGGAAACCTGGTGGCAGTGACCACCATTTCCTGCATGGCCACATTTTGATGTACAGCAGCCGGCAGGACTGAGTGCAGGCTCAGCGCGGCCATGACAGCGATGCCTTGAATCTTTTTTTTCAGGTTCACAACGCCTCCTGTTTGTTATGATCAGAAAATTAGTAACACTAGTTAGGATTATTTTTAATTTTTGTAAACTATAAAAAGAGATTTTTTTGAAAAAATAGCGAAATAAGATTGAAAAGGCAGGTAACCTGGGAAAAAATCATAAGATGAAAAGTAAGATTGAAATATGGTTAAGGGACAGGCTTGAAGTTGTGGGGCAGGCTGTTATTAGGATTAGTAAGGCAATTTTGAATATGAGAATTGTTTTCATAAAAAGCTTGACAAGGGTCAGTCGTTTTAGATAGTTGATAGGCGTTCTCAACTTTGTATCCAGCCATACACCCATCGCTCTGATTTTACATGTTTTTTGACTGGCTGAGTTGTGAAAATGCTTACTTGGCCTGGATGGTAATGAATATTAAAATCACTAATTGAATGAGGCAGTAGATTTTTATGTCCTTATCCGAATTTCCAGACAGTTCAGGCCGAGAGCAGGCTGAACTCTTGATCAGGTTAAGCAAAAAAGTCACCGACCTGAACCACAGGCTTGACACCCAGCAGGAACTGCTGGCCAGGCTTCTGGACCTTAAGGACTCCTTTGCTGATGCATTTTGCGATCACGGCAGGCTGGGAGTTGTTTGCGCCCGGGAGGAACGGTTGTCCAGGGCGGTTCAGGAGGCTATCTGCGTTCTGGAGCAGACCAGGAAATCTTTTCGTTCCAAGCAGCTGGAGGTCCTCAGGGTGAAGCTGGTCAAGTCTCTGGCCGGGTTTGAAGAATGATTGAGCAGGGAAAGTCATGGGCTGCATTGAAAGGGAAAAAGCCAGCAATCTTGTCAAACAATAAGTACGGTCTGAGCATCATTGCCCGGGTCAGGCTGCTTTTGGTCTGTCTGATCATTATTCCCAGCCTGGTCGGACTGATAATCCTGGAAACCGGTCCAGGGGATCTGCAGCCTTATCTGGCCGTGGTCCTGGTGGCCGGGATAATTCTGCTTTCTCCCCTGTCTTCTGTGATTAGTCGTTACCTGGTGCTCAAGGACTTGCAGGATATTGAAAGATTCTGCCTGCAGCTCAAATCCGGGGACTATAGCGCCAGGCTCAGTCTTCCGTCCCAGAAGGAGGGGGAGCATGAAATAATGGTGCTCAAGCGCAACCTGAACTGGATGGCCCATGTCATCTCCAAAAGAGAGAGGAAACTGCACCAGGAGCTCCAGGAAATCAATCAGGACCGGAGCAGGTACAGAGACATGTCCATGCTTGATCCCCTTACAGGTCTTTTCAACCGTCGGGGGCTGGAGGCCAGGCTCGAGCAGGTGGGCAGGCAGGCCCTGCCCCGGGGGCAGACTCTGACCCTGATGTTCCTTGATGCAGACAAGTTCAAGAGCGTTAATGATGAGTTCGGCCATCAGGCCGGGGATGAGCTGCTAAAGGTTCTTGCTGAGATCATGCGCAACAATGTCCGGGAAGAGACTGATGTTCCCTTTCGGTTTGGAGGAGATGAGTTCGGAATCCTTTTTTGGGGGATAGGCTCTGGCAAGGCCGCTGAGATCGGCCAGAGGATATTGACGGCTTATAATGAATCCAGGGTGGGGCAGACCACTTTGAGCATAGGAATCGCAGGGTTGTCAGGAGCTGGTCAGAGGCTTGAGCCGGACCTGCATGGAATGCTCAGGGCAGCGGATCAGGCTGCGTACATGGCCAAGCAGATGGGCGGAAACCGGGTCTTCATCCATGACAGTCAGGTGGAGCAGTAAATGTTCATGTTTCAGGATACATTTTCATCAACCACCGGCGAAAACCATGACTCCAGGCATGAGCTGCTCGGCACCATCCACCAGATTGCCGAGTCCCTGGGAAATGCAATTGATGCCAGGGATAAGTTTACCATGTGTCATTCAAAGCATGTGGCTGACTTGAGTCGATGCCTTGCCCTGAAAGCAGGCTTTTCCCGGTCTGAAGTAGAATTCATCCATATTGCCGGTCATGTTCATGATATCGGCAAGATCGGTATCCCTGACACTGTTCTGCGCAAAACAGGTCCGCTGACCTCCCGGGAATGGAAACTGATGTGTACTCACCCGGTGATGGGAGCCAAAATAGTGGCCCCTGTTAAGGCAATGAACGGCTCTACCGGAATATGCGAGATGATTTTACATCACCACGAGCGCTGGGATGGAAATGGATATCCTCTAAAACTCAAAGCTGACCGGATACCGGCAGGGGCACGCATCCTGGCTCTGGCTGACAGCCTTTCCGCCATGCTTGAGGACAGACCCTACCGGGCCAGGCTGACTCTGTCTCAGGCCCTGGCTGAGATCCAGCGAGGGGCTGGTACTCAGTTTGATCCGGAACTGAGCGTGGTCATGCTGAACATGCTTGAAGATGCAGGTCCCGGATTTGAAATGTGCAGCCTGGATTCTCTGATTACCAAGATAATATGCAGTCGAATAGTAGGCCATAAAAACAAATGTTCTGGCTGCATCCAGGCCTGCACCGCAGGAATACAGGGAGGATGATATGACTAAAGAACATCTTCAGGGCTTTCGTCTGCTGCTTGAAACCCTTTTGCTGGAGACTACTGCCAGCGTGGAGCGGGTTGGACATGAGTTGAGCCGGAATATCAATGGCTGCGCTGATGAGAATGATCAGGGTTCTCTGGAGGCTGAAAGGAACATCCTTCTGGCCCAGGCTGACCGGGAAGCAAGGCTGATCAGGGAAATTCACGGGGCTCTCAGAAGGCTGGACAGTGGAGAGTATGGTTTTTGCGAAGCATGCGGGGAAGACATAGCTCTTCGTCGGCTGGAAGTCCGCCCCACAGCCAGGCATTGCGCTCAGTGCCAGGAAATGCTGGAGGGCAGGATTGGGCAGGGACCATTTTATGATTATGAACATGATTTTTTTTAATGCCTGGGTCATCCATGAACTCAGGCATCAGACACAAGAAACGGGAGAAAAATGAAACCTTCTAAAATTGTTCAAGCTTTGAAAAGGCTTATTGCTGTAAAACAGCCTGTGTTCATCTGGGGGCCGCCTGGAATAGGCAAGAGCCAGGTGGTGGCCAGGACTGCCAGGGACGAAGGTCTGGAACTGATTGATATCCGGGCGGTTCTTCTGGACCCGGTGGACCTGCGAGGTCTCCCCAGAATCGATGGAAACCGGGCAGCCTGGTGCCCGCCGGATTTTCTGCCGGACCAGGGCCGGGGAGTCCTGTTTCTGGATGAGTTAAACGCTGCCCCGCCCCTGGTCCAGGCTGCCTGCTACCAGCTGATTCTGGACCGGCGCCTGGGCGAATACGTTCTGCCCAGGGACTGGAGCATTGTGGCTGCAGGCAACCGGGACACGGACCGGGCCGTAACCCATCGGATACCCTCTGCTCTGGCCAATCGCTTTGCCCATCTGGATTTCGAGGTGGACACCCTGGAATGGCTGGAATGGGCCCAGGAAAATGATATCGCCCCTGAAGTGACTTCTTTTCTGCGCTTCAGGCCAAATCTGCTCCATTCCTTTGATCCGGCCAGAGAAGACCGGGCCTTTCCCACGCCGCGTTCCTGGTCTTTTGTCTCGGCAGTAACGAAGGGAGACGGTTTTTTTCAGGAGCCGGACCTGGAATTGATATCCGGGATGGTTGGGCAGGGAGCAGCCACTGAATTCTGCGGTTTCCTGAAGATATTCAGGAACCTGCCTGATCCTGATGAACTGCTTGAAACTCCTGAGACAGCCGAGGTGCCGGAAGACCCTGCCACCCTGTATGCAGTGTGCGAACTTCTGTCAGTCAGGACCGACCTGGACAACCTGCCCCAGGTGATGGCCTATGCCAGGCGTTTGCCACCGGAATTCAGCGTATTGCTGGTGCGGGACGCTGCCAGGGTCAACAGAGAGATAGTGCATACCCCGGAATTCAGCCGGTGGGCCACGGCCAAC is a window from the Desulfonatronovibrio hydrogenovorans DSM 9292 genome containing:
- a CDS encoding iron ABC transporter substrate-binding protein — encoded protein: MSKKSTVTGAAVIWMVCLVWTALPGHAQDSMSITDSMGRELTIPAQVDRVICSNSGCLRLLTYLQAHDRVVAVDSIEVKGSPIDVRPYAIANPQFKNYPIFGEFRGHDSPELIAGLDPQPQVMFKTYAARSGGIDTLQDKINIPIIGLGYGNLTHSREELNESLRIMGKALGVEDRAEEVIAYFNDLQKDLEQRAAAIPEDQRISCYIGGLGQRGPHGFQSTEPSYAPFEFLGANNVAGVLSTPEKRVSHANVAKEKILFWDPEIIFIDISTMRLDQGANALDQLRTDMAYQSLSAAHNGLIYGVFPYNSYTQNFESIFANAYFIGKILYPEQFADIDPMKKAEDISSFLNGGPAFEEINTQFDSMGFSNINLH
- a CDS encoding energy transducer TonB is translated as MNPASDSDFEKNTMRIWPSIVLALSLHGLLFALPFKEPSRDRLEPDQISFVLVNPIDAPADNHGPAPFSEPLPEPEKILDPEPIPEPEPVPAPEPESRPEPEPKPRPVPLPEPKPEVKTEPEPGPDQTELPQVAAPDPEPTPISPSLGRITPPEQPGPVQKDPLPAGPVQTAFGEPEGPRFKQRVIPEYPMRARRMGREGVVGLKLHIDELGNLVEAEIIEKAGYGLDEAALKAVQQSTYYPASRNGQPVESRARLNIRFELR
- a CDS encoding FmdE family protein, whose product is MLGKKEAPKIIWLSICSFLLICLAWTPALSGAATKNQSINKTSEYEIWQTLGRAAGEKALSMLESESDSQLIVLTSAGSSIISGFDTLGCLDGLSKSTGSTMGRATLLPVTTRFDAPLWFAFFHRSTGQTAYFELNPKQLFMDETGQFMKPEKSLFTNDQLVGLMAEELFEKARQGELPDMQAMSGNLFRITTLANALHKGLPGRMAKALSLHDHYCPGLTSGVLFAEYMRLHHHLDPSQEIFVLTTQPWCKEDALINLLAATPGKKAYATIYPDRQDEEQMSETEKRISTIVFTTNPHGLWRGAALEFLWGHNQAVESFDSPLLDRLAAVLWYLDHLDEPERFVNLVQWIELPQGSHPRDWMRPGKNPLQLIQQ
- a CDS encoding TonB-dependent receptor plug domain-containing protein, whose product is MNLKKKIQGIAVMAALSLHSVLPAAVHQNVAMQEMVVTATRFPEPRERIPGPIQVIDSQQLAELPYERVDEILNWISGVSSDRTLGIYELSPRVTIRGLGENEPDRTIIGEISYAW
- a CDS encoding sensor domain-containing diguanylate cyclase, yielding MSNNKYGLSIIARVRLLLVCLIIIPSLVGLIILETGPGDLQPYLAVVLVAGIILLSPLSSVISRYLVLKDLQDIERFCLQLKSGDYSARLSLPSQKEGEHEIMVLKRNLNWMAHVISKRERKLHQELQEINQDRSRYRDMSMLDPLTGLFNRRGLEARLEQVGRQALPRGQTLTLMFLDADKFKSVNDEFGHQAGDELLKVLAEIMRNNVREETDVPFRFGGDEFGILFWGIGSGKAAEIGQRILTAYNESRVGQTTLSIGIAGLSGAGQRLEPDLHGMLRAADQAAYMAKQMGGNRVFIHDSQVEQ
- a CDS encoding HD-GYP domain-containing protein, with product MFMFQDTFSSTTGENHDSRHELLGTIHQIAESLGNAIDARDKFTMCHSKHVADLSRCLALKAGFSRSEVEFIHIAGHVHDIGKIGIPDTVLRKTGPLTSREWKLMCTHPVMGAKIVAPVKAMNGSTGICEMILHHHERWDGNGYPLKLKADRIPAGARILALADSLSAMLEDRPYRARLTLSQALAEIQRGAGTQFDPELSVVMLNMLEDAGPGFEMCSLDSLITKIICSRIVGHKNKCSGCIQACTAGIQGG
- a CDS encoding TraR/DksA family transcriptional regulator produces the protein MTKEHLQGFRLLLETLLLETTASVERVGHELSRNINGCADENDQGSLEAERNILLAQADREARLIREIHGALRRLDSGEYGFCEACGEDIALRRLEVRPTARHCAQCQEMLEGRIGQGPFYDYEHDFF
- a CDS encoding AAA family ATPase — translated: MKPSKIVQALKRLIAVKQPVFIWGPPGIGKSQVVARTARDEGLELIDIRAVLLDPVDLRGLPRIDGNRAAWCPPDFLPDQGRGVLFLDELNAAPPLVQAACYQLILDRRLGEYVLPRDWSIVAAGNRDTDRAVTHRIPSALANRFAHLDFEVDTLEWLEWAQENDIAPEVTSFLRFRPNLLHSFDPAREDRAFPTPRSWSFVSAVTKGDGFFQEPDLELISGMVGQGAATEFCGFLKIFRNLPDPDELLETPETAEVPEDPATLYAVCELLSVRTDLDNLPQVMAYARRLPPEFSVLLVRDAARVNREIVHTPEFSRWATANADVLL